One part of the Solanum dulcamara chromosome 8, daSolDulc1.2, whole genome shotgun sequence genome encodes these proteins:
- the LOC129900519 gene encoding putative pentatricopeptide repeat-containing protein At1g12700, mitochondrial: protein MKRISLRNGNAIPFISFFPNSHSASAITVRDYSDKSISGKGKVGLNSSNFDKVKSLDDAVNLFRQMVRMKPLPSLVHFSKLFNNMISMKYYTAVLSLFREMQKLGIPIDGFILTGVINNYCLMHCSDCAFSVLPIYLKNGIPFDVVTFTTLIRGIFAENKIKDAVELFKKLVREKICEPNEVMYATVMNGLSKRGHTEKTLSLLRLMEQGNTKPDIYIYNIVIDSLCKDGNCDVAITLLNEMKQRGIPPNIVTYNSIIDGLCRIGQWEKVKILLSEMVNLNIYPNVRSFNILTDGLCKEGKVEDAEEVMKHMVEKGVEPNIITYSAIMDGYCLRGQLDRARRIFDILIEKGIEPNIFSYNILINGYCKKKNLAKAMQLFCEISQKGSKLDIVTYNTILKGLFEVGRTREAKQIYSEMLSAGTEPDIYTHVSLLKGYFKCGLVEEAMSLFNKLERKREYTDFAFYNVVINGLCKNGKLNEARAVFKKLSFIGLLPDVRTYTVMINGFCLEGLFDEAKDILRKMEDSGCSPNNFTYNVILQGFLRCNKISEMASFMKEMAGRGFSFDATTAEFLVNIVRENPSVLDMIPELHSKNKK, encoded by the coding sequence atgaaaagaatttctcTGCGAAATGGCAATGCTATTCCCTTTATCTCTTTCTTCCCTAATTCACATTCTGCTTCCGCAATTACAGTGAGAGATTATTCTGATAAATCCATTTCAGGAAAGGGTAAAGTTGGGTTAAACAGTAGCAATTTTGACAAAGTAAAGAGTTTAGATGATGCTGTGAATCTCTTCCGTCAAATGGTTAGAATGAAACCTCTTCCTTCACTTGTCCATTTCTCTAAATTGTTTAACAATATGATAAGTATGAAGTATTACACTGCTGTCCTTTCCCTTTTTCGAGAAATGCAGAAATTGGGTATCCCAATTGATGGGTTCATCTTGACTGGTGTGATTAATAATTATTGTCTGATGCATTGTTCTGATTGTGCATTTTCGGTGTTACCCATTTACTTGAAGAATGGCATTCCATTTGATGTTGTCACCTTTACCACTCTAATTAGGGGAATCTTTGCTGAAAATAAGATTAAAGATGcagttgaattgttcaaaaaatTGGTGAGAGAGAAGATTTGTGAGCCCAACGAAGTCATGTATGCAACCGTCATGAATGGGCTTAGCAAAAGGGGACATACTGAGAAGACTTTAAGTTTGCTCCGTTTAATGGAACAAGGGAACACTAAGCCCGACATATATATCTACAACATTGTTATAGATTCCCTTTGCAAAGATGGAAACTGTGATGTTGCTATCACTCTTTTGAACGAGATGAAGCAGAGAGGCATTCCTCCAAACATAGTCACATATAATTCAATAATTGATGGTTTGTGTAGGATTGGTCAGTGGGAAAAGGTTAAGATTTTGTTATCTGAGATGGTGAACCTTAATATTTATCCAAATGTGCGCAGCTTCAATATACTAACAGATGGACTATGCAAAGAAGGGAAAGTTGAAGATGCCGAGGAAGTAATGAAACACATGGTCGAAAAGGGTGTAGAGCCTAATATTATCACCTACAGTGCGATAATGGATGGGTATTGTTTGCGTGGTCAACTAGATAGAGCAAGAAGAATTTTTGATATCTTGATAGAGAAGGGCATTGAGCCTAACATTTTTAGCTATAACATACTAATAAACGGATAttgtaaaaaaaagaatttggcTAAGGCCATGCAATTGTTTTGTGAAATTTCTCAAAAGGGATCAAAACTTGATATTGTTACCTACAATACTATCTTGAAAGGTCTGTTTGAAGTTGGAAGAACTCGTGAAGCAAAACAAATTTACTCTGAGATGCTATCTGCGGGGACCGAGCCTGATATATACACTCATGTCAGTTTGCTCAAGGGTTATTTTAAGTGCGGACTTGTTGAAGAAGCTATGTCACTCTTTAATAAgttagaaagaaagagagaatatACTGATTTTGCATTTTATAATGTTGTCATTAATGGATTGTGCAAAAATGGTAAACTCAACGAAGCACGTGCTGTTTTCAAGAAGCTTTCTTTTATTGGATTGCTCCCAGATGTGAGAACATACACCGTAATGATAAATGGATTTTGTCTTGAAGGGTTGTTTGACGAAGCTAAAGATATTCTAAGAAAAATGGAAGACAGCGGTTGTTCTCCAAACAATTTCACTTATAATGTTATTTTGCAAGGATTTCTCAGGTGCAACAAAATTAGTGAAATGGCTTCTTTTATGAAGGAAATGGCTGGAAGGGGTTTCTCATTTGATGCAACTACAGCTGAGTTTTTGGTAAACATTGTAAGGGAGAATCCTTCTGTCCTTGACATGATACCAGAGCTTCACTCGAAAAATAAGAAGTGA